From a single Lolium rigidum isolate FL_2022 chromosome 7, APGP_CSIRO_Lrig_0.1, whole genome shotgun sequence genomic region:
- the LOC124678431 gene encoding receptor-like kinase TMK3 — protein MASLRHAYLNGNDFTSIPSDFFSNLADLEEICLDDNPRLNASTGGWRIPATLPTSAPQLRVLRLDNCSLVGPIPPSLGAMTALQSLMLAYNNLTGAIPPTFASSAIQTLWLNNQRGDADRLSGPLAFLAGMSRLQQAWLHGNHFSGPIPDAIANLTQLTQLWLNGNRLVGLVPPALLSLPLLHDLKLDDNLLVGPAPALLFPGANVTFSHNGFCGASCAPEVTALLSFLAGVSYPQRLAESWAGNDPCRDWLGVSCYQGKVTLLNLPGYGLNGTVSASLGNLSALSDVRLNANNLTGRVPDSLAGLKSLRKLDLSTNDLTGPLPAFSHDVTVNVDGNPSFNGPAPGSPAHRSPTPPSTPADSPSNDNTTSNKKRSALVLAVTIPVAITVLALVSLGAVLLFRKKSSNGAVQPQASSVVVHPRDGSGPDNLVKVAMASSDSFGGTSSGTSSRDSDIHMIEARSFVIAVQVLRSATKNFAQDNVLGRGGFGVVYKGVLHDGTMIAVKRMESSVISNKALDEFQAEIAILTKVRHRNLVSILGYAIEGNERLLVYEHMSNGALSKHLFQWKVHGLEPLSWKKRLNIALDVARGMEYLHTLAQQCYIHRDLKPANILLGDDFRAKVSDFGLLKSAPDGNFSVATRLAGTFGYLAPEYAVTGKITTKADVFSFGVVLMELITGMTAIDERRIDEETRYLASWFCQIRKDEEKFRAAIDPSLVLTDEILESISVIADLAGHCTSREPLQRPDMGHAVTVLVPMVEKWKPSNNEAEDYMGIDLHLPLLQMVKGWQESEASMTDGDSILSRLDDSKGSIPARPAGFAESFTSADGR, from the exons ATGGCCTCCCTCCGCCACGCCTACCTCAACGGCAACGACTTCACCTCCATCCCATCCGACTTCTTCTCCAACCTCGCCGACCTCGAGGAGATCTGCCTCGACGACAACCCGCGCCTCAACGCGTCCACGGGCGGCTGGCGCATCCCCGCAACCCTCCCCACCTCCGCCCCGCAGCTCCGCGTCCTCCGCCTCGACAACTGCAGCCTGGTCGGCCCCATCCCGCCGTCCCTCGGCGCCATGACCGCGCTCCAGTCCCTCATGCTCGCCTACAACAACCTCACCGGCGCCATCCCGCCCACCTTCGCCTCCTCCGCCATCCAGACCCTCTGGCTCAACAACCAGCGCGGCGACGCCGACCGCCTCTCGGGCCCGCTCGCCTTCCTCGCCGGCATGTCCCGCCTCCAGCAGGCCTGGCTGCACGGGAACCACTTCTCGGGCCCCATCCCCGACGCCATCGCAAACCTCACCCAGCTCACGCAGCTCTGGCTCAACGGCAACCGCCTCGTCGGCCTCGTGCCGcccgccctcctctccctcccacTCCTCCACGACCTCAAACTCGACGACAACCTCCTCGTCGGCCCGGCCCCCGCCCTGCTCTTCCCCGGCGCCAACGTCACCTTCTCCCACAACGGCTTCTGCGGCGCGTCATGCGCGCCCGAGGTCACGGCCCTGCTCTCCTTCCTCGCCGGCGTATCCTACCCGCAGCGGCTCGCCGAGTCCTGGGCCGGCAACGACCCCTGCAGGGACTGGCTCGGCGTCTCCTGCTACCAGGGCAAGGTCACCCTGCTCAACCTCCCCGGGTACGGCCTCAACGGCACCGTCAGCGCCAGCCTCGGGAACCTCTCCGCGCTCTCCGACGTCAGGCTCAACGCCAACAACCTCACCGGCCGCGTCCCGGACAGCCTCGCCGGCCTCAAGTCCCTCAGGAAGCTCGATCTCTCCACCAACGACCTCACCGGCCCGCTCCCGGCCTTCAGCCACGACGTCACTGTCAATGTCGACGGCAATCCCAGCTTCAACGGCCCGGCGCCTGGCTCACCTGCCCATCGGTCGCCGACGCCTCCCAGCACGCCAGCTGACTCTCCCAGCAACGACAACACCACCAGCAACAAGAAGAGATCAGCCCTGGTGCTGGCAGTCACCATCCCGGTGGCGATCACCGTGCTGGCCCTCGTCTCGCTGGGCGCCGTGCTGCTCTTCCGCAAGAAGAGCAGCAACGGCGCCGTCCAGCCGCAGGCGTCCTCCGTGGTCGTCCACCCGCGCGACGGCTCCGGCCCGGACAACCTCGTCAAGGTCGCCATGGCCAGCAGCGACAGCTTCGGCGGCACGTCCAGCGGGACCAGCAGCCGCGACAGCGACATCCACATGATCGAGGCGCGCAGCTTCGTCATCGCCGTGCAGGTCCTCCGCAGCGCCACCAAGAACTTCGCGCAGGACAACGTGCTCGGCCGCGGCGGCTTCGGGGTCGTCTACAAGGGGGTGCTGCACGACGGCACCATGATCGCCGTCAAGCGGATGGAGTCCTCCGTCATCAGCAACAAGGCCCTCGACGAGTTCCAGGCGGAGATCGCCATCCTCACCAAGGTCCGGCACCGCAACCTCGTGTCCATACTCGGCTACGCCATCGAAGGGAACGAGAGGCTGCTCGTCTACGAGCACATGTCCAACGGAGCGCTCAGCAAGCATCTCTTCCAGTGGAAGGTGCACGGCCTGGAGCCCCTGTCCTGGAAGAAGAGGCTCAACATCGCGCTGGACGTCGCCCGCGGGATGGAGTACCTTCACACCCTCGCGCAGCAGTGCTACATCCACAGGGATCTCAAGCCGGCCAACATTCTCCTCGGCGACGATTTCCGAGCAAAGGTGTCCGACTTTGGGCTGCTTAAATCTGCGCCGGACGGGAACTTCTCCGTCGCAACCAGACTCGCCGGAACTTTTGGTTACTTGGCGCCTGAATATGCTG TGACTGGGAAAATCACGACAAAAGCAGACGTTTTCAGCTTCGGTGTAGTGCTGATGGAGCTGATAACCGGAATGACCGCCATCGACGAGAGACGCATCGACGAGGAAACCCGGTACCTGGCCTCCTGGTTCTGCCAGATAAGGAAGGATGAAGAGAAGTTCAGGGCAGCCATCGACCCCTCCCTGGTCCTCACCGACGAGATTCTCGAGAGCATCTCGGTGATTGCAGACCTAGCCGGGCACTGCACGTCCCGGGAGCCCTTGCAGCGGCCGGACATGGGGCACGCGGTGACGGTGCTCGTCCCGATGGTGGAGAAGTGGAAGCCGTCGAACAACGAAGCCGAAGATTACATGGGCATCGACCTGCACCTGCCCCTGCTCCAGATGGTGAAGGGGTGGCAGGAGTCGGAGGCGAGCATGACGGACGGGGACAGCATCCTCAGCCGCCTCGACGACAGCAAGGGCAGCATCCCCGCCCGGCCCGCCGGGTTCGCGGAGTCCTTCACCTCGGCCGATGGCCGGTGA